In a genomic window of Carassius gibelio isolate Cgi1373 ecotype wild population from Czech Republic chromosome A3, carGib1.2-hapl.c, whole genome shotgun sequence:
- the LOC127956249 gene encoding polymerase delta-interacting protein 3 isoform X2: MADLSLDEVIRRRSFNARGVSNKRPIYGRGAGSVGRAFDARQKIGSGDVRQRLGVGGATGAFQVKDAREKLGQKDARFWIRGRGDGAGAGAVQDARQLINSRKQQQTPLTTTVQQTAVKPTAIPHVQIHNTGPVSAGPRPQNTRVGVALQPGGGITKVVDARDRLSLKRSIPTASNQSAASLKITKTIQRPVGMTSGIRINVPSAAAPLSSADDDFDDGAVIPNKQMKITTANLQTRAGPVSLSTPITKVVKNDSYTPPSVSVPPARPPTQSLQPVSRTTVATQQTSGPTHTPAQPVCSPLEGTKITVNNLHPRVTEEDIVELFCVCGALKRARLVKVGVAEVVFVRKEDAVSAYRKYNNRCLDGQPMKCNLHMRGSVITSEQPILLRLSDSPGAAVQKDSASRSGSKAPGPEVDPQTILRALFKSSSQSGSSGAETSGAHATAFRIKI, from the exons ATGGCGGACCTCTCTCTGGATGAAGTGATTCGTCGCCGCAGTTTTAACGCCAGAGGAGTCAGTAATAAAAG GCCCATATATGGCAGAGGGGCGGGGTCAGTGGGCAGGGCCTTCGATGCCCGTCAGAAGATTGGCAGTGGTGACGTCAGACAGCGACTGGGAGTGGGCGGAGCTACAGGAG CGTTCCAGGTGAAGGATGCGAGAGAGAAGCTGGGACAGAAAGACGCACGGTTCTGGATCCGGGGGCGAGGggacggagctggagccggggctgtGCAGGATGCGCGGCAGCTGATCAACTCACGCAAACAGCAGCAGACGCCTCTGACCACGACAGTCCAGCAGACAGCCGTCAAACCCACAGCTATCCCTCACGTCCAGATACACAACACTGGCCCTGTCTCTGCCGGCCCTCGGCCACAGAACACCAGAGTGGGTGTGGCCCTGCAGCCAGGAGGCGGGATCACAAAGGTAGTGGATGCACGTGATAGGCTGAGCTTAAAGAGGAGCATCCCGACAGCGTCCAATCAGAGCGCAGCATCTCTGAAGATCACTAAAACCATCCAG cgGCCTGTGGGAATGACCAGCGGGATCCGCATCAACGTTCCCAGTGCAGCCGCTCCG CTTTCATCTGCTGATGATGACTTTGATGATGGAGCTGTGATACCTAACAAACAGATGAAGATCACTACAGCCAACCTGCAGACACGA gcgGGGCCTGTCTCTCTCTCGACTCCCATCACTAAGGTGGTGAAGAATGACTCTTACACTCCTCCGTCAGTCTCAGTGCCCCCCGCCCGCCCCCCCACACAGAGCCTGCAGCCCGTCTCCAGGACAACCGTCGCCACGCAACAGACCAGcggccccacacacacacccgcacag cccGTCTGCAGTCCTCTGGAGGGCACAAAGATCACGGTCAACAACCTTCACCCTCGAGTGACGGAGGAGGATATAGTG gagctgTTCTGTGTGTGCGGGGCGCTGAAGCGGGCGCGGCTGGTGAAGGTGGGCGTGGCCGAGGTGGTGTTCGTGCGTAAGGAGGATGCAGTCAGTGCCTACAGGAAGTACAACAACCGCTGCCTGGACG gtcAGCCGATGAAGTGTAACCTGCACATGCGGGGCAGTGTGATCACGTCGGAGCAGCCCATCCTCCT GAGGCTGAGTGACTCGCCCGGCGCTGCGGTGCAGAAGGACTCGGCGTCTCGCTCCGGCTCGAAGGCCCCGGGGCCCGAGGTGGATCCACAGACCATCCTGAGAGCTCTGTTCAAGTCCTCCAGCCAGAGCGGCTCCAGCGGAGCAGAGACGAGCGGAGCACATGCCACCGCCTTCCGCATCaagatctga
- the LOC127956249 gene encoding polymerase delta-interacting protein 3 isoform X1 produces MADLSLDEVIRRRSFNARGVSNKRPIYGRGAGSVGRAFDARQKIGSGDVRQRLGVGGATGAFQVKDAREKLGQKDARFWIRGRGDGAGAGAVQDARQLINSRKQQQTPLTTTVQQTAVKPTAIPHVQIHNTGPVSAGPRPQNTRVGVALQPGGGITKVVDARDRLSLKRSIPTASNQSAASLKITKTIQQRPVGMTSGIRINVPSAAAPLSSADDDFDDGAVIPNKQMKITTANLQTRAGPVSLSTPITKVVKNDSYTPPSVSVPPARPPTQSLQPVSRTTVATQQTSGPTHTPAQPVCSPLEGTKITVNNLHPRVTEEDIVELFCVCGALKRARLVKVGVAEVVFVRKEDAVSAYRKYNNRCLDGQPMKCNLHMRGSVITSEQPILLRLSDSPGAAVQKDSASRSGSKAPGPEVDPQTILRALFKSSSQSGSSGAETSGAHATAFRIKI; encoded by the exons ATGGCGGACCTCTCTCTGGATGAAGTGATTCGTCGCCGCAGTTTTAACGCCAGAGGAGTCAGTAATAAAAG GCCCATATATGGCAGAGGGGCGGGGTCAGTGGGCAGGGCCTTCGATGCCCGTCAGAAGATTGGCAGTGGTGACGTCAGACAGCGACTGGGAGTGGGCGGAGCTACAGGAG CGTTCCAGGTGAAGGATGCGAGAGAGAAGCTGGGACAGAAAGACGCACGGTTCTGGATCCGGGGGCGAGGggacggagctggagccggggctgtGCAGGATGCGCGGCAGCTGATCAACTCACGCAAACAGCAGCAGACGCCTCTGACCACGACAGTCCAGCAGACAGCCGTCAAACCCACAGCTATCCCTCACGTCCAGATACACAACACTGGCCCTGTCTCTGCCGGCCCTCGGCCACAGAACACCAGAGTGGGTGTGGCCCTGCAGCCAGGAGGCGGGATCACAAAGGTAGTGGATGCACGTGATAGGCTGAGCTTAAAGAGGAGCATCCCGACAGCGTCCAATCAGAGCGCAGCATCTCTGAAGATCACTAAAACCATCCAG cagcgGCCTGTGGGAATGACCAGCGGGATCCGCATCAACGTTCCCAGTGCAGCCGCTCCG CTTTCATCTGCTGATGATGACTTTGATGATGGAGCTGTGATACCTAACAAACAGATGAAGATCACTACAGCCAACCTGCAGACACGA gcgGGGCCTGTCTCTCTCTCGACTCCCATCACTAAGGTGGTGAAGAATGACTCTTACACTCCTCCGTCAGTCTCAGTGCCCCCCGCCCGCCCCCCCACACAGAGCCTGCAGCCCGTCTCCAGGACAACCGTCGCCACGCAACAGACCAGcggccccacacacacacccgcacag cccGTCTGCAGTCCTCTGGAGGGCACAAAGATCACGGTCAACAACCTTCACCCTCGAGTGACGGAGGAGGATATAGTG gagctgTTCTGTGTGTGCGGGGCGCTGAAGCGGGCGCGGCTGGTGAAGGTGGGCGTGGCCGAGGTGGTGTTCGTGCGTAAGGAGGATGCAGTCAGTGCCTACAGGAAGTACAACAACCGCTGCCTGGACG gtcAGCCGATGAAGTGTAACCTGCACATGCGGGGCAGTGTGATCACGTCGGAGCAGCCCATCCTCCT GAGGCTGAGTGACTCGCCCGGCGCTGCGGTGCAGAAGGACTCGGCGTCTCGCTCCGGCTCGAAGGCCCCGGGGCCCGAGGTGGATCCACAGACCATCCTGAGAGCTCTGTTCAAGTCCTCCAGCCAGAGCGGCTCCAGCGGAGCAGAGACGAGCGGAGCACATGCCACCGCCTTCCGCATCaagatctga
- the rrp7a gene encoding ribosomal RNA-processing protein 7 homolog A yields MAPSADQHARVIPGGFSVLSLRFSEDDAHAALHQLCVKEHRVRAESSTNRPLDRTLFVLNVPPYCTESVLTEVFSRFGSVQSVEMKERPGASETSHSGVSRHFTDTLRQCFRVAYIVFKHASAVNAAKRHPENVPLVVSTAERPVRTGIHKWIQQYSDSLIKASSLQQDIDQFMNNYDRQKEEEAERQNQEAEQQQEDEEGWVKVTKSSRGVKVRPHSETANERMLKREKKKSERKELLNFYTWQHRNTQKEHIAELRKKFEEDKQRIAVLRAQRKFRPY; encoded by the exons ATGGCGCCGTCTGCAGATCAACACGCGCGCGTCATTCCCGGAGGCTTCAGTG tGCTGTCGCTGAGGTTCAGTGAGGATGACGCTCATGCTGCTCTTCATCAGCTGTGTGTTAAAGAGCACCGGGTCCGAGCGGAGTCCAGCACGAACCGACCACTGGACCGAACACTGTTCGTGCTCAACGTCCCTCCGTACTGCACGGAG aGTGTTCTGACAGAGGTGTTCAGCCGCTTCGGGTCTGTCCAGTCCGTCGAGATGAAGGAGAGACCAGGAGCGTCAGAGACGAGCCACAGCGGGGTGTCCAGACACTTCACAGACACACTCAGACAG tgtTTCAGGGTGGCATACATCGTCTTCAAACACGCATCTGCAGTGAACGCAGCTAAACGGCACCCGGAGAACGTCCCGCTCGTCGTCTCTACAGCTGAGAGACCTGTCAGGACCGGCATccaca agtGGATCCAGCAGTACTCAGACTCACTGATCAAAGCTTCATCACTACAGCAGGACATCGATCAGTTCATGAATAATTATGATAGACAGAAGGAggag GAGGCGGAGCGTCAGAACCAGGAGGCGGAGCagcagcaggaggatgaggagggtTGGGTGAAGGTGACGAAGAGCAGCCGCGGCGTGAAGGTCCGCCCACACAGCGAGACAGCCAATGAGAGGATGCTCAagagggagaagaagaagagCGAGCGCAAGGAGCTGCTGAACTTCTACACGTGGCAGCACAGAAACACGCAGAAAGAAC ATATCGCTGAGCTAAGGAAGAAGTTTGAGGAGGACAAACAGAGAATCGCTGTACTGAGAGCGCAGAGGAAATTCAGACCCTACTGA